From the genome of Lotus japonicus ecotype B-129 chromosome 6, LjGifu_v1.2, one region includes:
- the LOC130722964 gene encoding uncharacterized protein LOC130722964 yields MSQPSGKSKIKVTKTKHNVCVIGLESGSSQPFKPVDIEDVPSDEIEDIIHDVVADVDKEVNSSPDVEPDVETSAPANEDHDESHHRFGSDQDQDDGNDPNVLTPPRQDIAPSEKKLFAGKRIPQNVPAAPLDNVSFHSESNVLKWNYVFQRRVVKEREVGSDVLECKEVMALIENAGLMKTVLHIGRSYERLLKEFIVNLSVEVGLPTSPEFQKVYVWGKCVKFSPAVINKALGRSVSLVMAPEPSLDEYVILNRIGVINWVPSQHTSGISAHLAKLIYKIGTRADFDFESFVFEQTLKHGETCAVKLPISFLSLLTEIILKQYPKILRDDEVEISKGTPITMDHRLFTGSHVPDIAVPTGRISASASASGVQSGKGAIIAELEEVSKALQDTIRISTGRKLKVDELLQRLKDEETQEGKQSATAAANVEVSIDEEEGSEEDTGTDSSSEEEDED; encoded by the exons ATGTCTCAACCTTCTGGAAAATCTAAGATCAAGGTCACTAAGACCAAACACAATGTGTGTGTCATTGGACTGGAGAGTGGATCCTCTC AGCCCTTCAAACCAGTTGATATTGAAGATGTTCCCTCTGATGAAATAGAAGACATCATTCatgatgttgttgctgatgtGGACAAAGAAGTGAATTCTAGTCCTGATGTTGAGCCTGATGTCGAGACATCCGCTCCTGCTAATGAAGACCATGATGAGTCCCATCATCGCTTTGGATCTGACCAAGATCAAGATGATGGTAATGATCCAAATGTTCTCACTCCTCCTAGGCAA GATATTGCGCCTTCTGAAAAGAAGCTCTTTGCAGGTAAGAGAATTCCACAAAATGTTCCTGCTGCACCACTTGATAATGTTTCTTTCCATTCTGAATCCAATGTGTTGAAATGGAACTATGTCTTCCAAAGGAGGGTTGTTAAGGAAAGAGAAGTTGGATCTGATGTGTTAGAGTGCAAGGAAGTCATGGCGCTCATTGAGAATGCTGGCTTGATGAAGACTGTTCTCCACATAGGGAGAAGCTATGAGAGGTTGCTGAAGGAATTTATTGTGAATCTGTCTGTGGAAGTGGGACTTCCTACAAGTCCAGAATTTCAGAAGGTGTATGTTTGGGGGAAGTGTGTCAAGTTCTCTCCTGCTGTGATCAACAAAGCACTTGGAAGGAGTGTTTCTCTTGTAATGGCCCCTGAGCCATCCTTGGATGAG TATGTcatccttaacaggattggtgtgATTAATTGGGTGCCATCCCAACATACTTCTGGCATCTCTGCTCATCTTGCAAAGCTTATCTACAAGATAGGCACACGAGcagattttgattttgagtCTTTTGTGTTTGAACAGACCCTGAAGCATGGAGAAACTTGTGCAGTGAAACTGCCtatttcctttctctctctgcTCACTGAAATCATACTGAAGCAGTATCCCAAGATATTGAGGGATGATgaggttgagatttccaaggGTACTCCTATTACCATGGATCATCGTTTGTTCACTGGGTCTCATGTCCCAGACATTGCTGTGCCAACCGGCAGGATatctgcttctgcttctgcttctggtGTACAATCTGGCAAGGGTGCCATCATTGCTGAATTGgaggaagtctccaaggctctTCAAGACACTATTAGGATCAGCACTGGcagaaagctgaaggtggatgAGCTACTGCAAAGGCTCAAGGATGAAGAGACTCAAGAGGGTAAGCAAAGTGCTACAGCTGCTGCTAATGTGGAAGTTAGCATTGatgaggaggaaggatctgaagaagaCACTGGTACTGATTcaagttcagaggaagaggacGAAGACtag